One Roseomonas sp. OT10 DNA window includes the following coding sequences:
- a CDS encoding SDR family NAD(P)-dependent oxidoreductase → MPKGRVAIVTGAASGIGEATARRFAEAGLRVVLVDRDAAVAPLAAALGGEAHRVDLAEEAAILDFAATLRRQGREVDILVNNAGIHRKQDGRRAAIEQISTEAWNEHLAVNLTAPFLLCRELLPLMRGRGWGRIVNVASRAGRTLSPMAAAHYSASKAGLIGFTRVLANEVAPDGITANSVAPGPIATALAAAWTPEQREGFGRGIPLGRYGSAAEVAAVIAFLASEEASYVTGACYDVNGGTFLP, encoded by the coding sequence ATGCCGAAAGGGCGTGTCGCCATCGTCACCGGTGCGGCGAGCGGGATAGGGGAGGCGACGGCGCGCCGCTTCGCGGAAGCGGGCCTTCGCGTCGTCCTGGTCGACCGGGATGCTGCCGTTGCGCCGCTCGCCGCGGCGCTGGGCGGCGAGGCGCATCGCGTCGACCTCGCGGAGGAGGCGGCCATCCTGGACTTCGCCGCGACGCTGCGCCGGCAGGGACGCGAGGTAGACATACTGGTGAACAACGCCGGGATTCACCGCAAGCAGGACGGCCGCCGCGCCGCCATCGAGCAGATCTCCACGGAAGCCTGGAACGAACACCTGGCGGTCAACCTGACCGCCCCCTTCCTGCTTTGCCGGGAGCTGCTGCCGCTCATGCGTGGACGGGGGTGGGGGCGTATCGTGAACGTCGCATCCCGTGCCGGGCGCACCCTGTCCCCCATGGCCGCCGCCCACTACTCGGCCTCCAAGGCCGGGCTGATCGGCTTCACCCGGGTTCTGGCCAACGAGGTCGCGCCGGACGGCATCACCGCCAACAGCGTGGCTCCCGGTCCGATCGCCACCGCCCTGGCCGCGGCCTGGACACCCGAGCAGCGGGAGGGCTTCGGGCGCGGCATTCCACTGGGCCGCTACGGGTCAGCGGCGGAGGTCGCGGCGGTGATCGCCTTCCTGGCGTCGGAGGAGGCGTCCTACGTGACCGGCGCCTGCTACGATGTGAACGGCGGCACCTTCCTCCCGTAA
- a CDS encoding DMT family transporter — MTRAVWVRIVLLSLLWGGSFLCMKLAVRELPPLTIVFLRTALGACTLLLLLATLRPVVPWSGAVWRNCLAMGALNNLIPFSCIIWAQQWIGMGLGAVVNAATPLLTVLLAHALTAEEHLTRTRIAGTGLGLVGVAVLVSPVVTAPAAGGTRLAIGAACLAALSQALAAIKGRSFRRLGIPPLAAAAGQIAAAALLVLPLALLLERPWTLPMPSGGTLLVVAVLGLACTGLAFVLFFSILERAGAGASSIAMMLVPVNAMLLGALVFRERLLPVQWLGAAMVGLGLLVLAGRARWPLSPKLLPSSMRRGRP; from the coding sequence GTGACACGGGCCGTCTGGGTCCGGATCGTGCTGCTGTCCCTGCTGTGGGGCGGCAGCTTCCTTTGCATGAAGCTGGCCGTGCGGGAGCTGCCGCCGCTCACCATCGTCTTCCTGCGGACGGCCCTGGGCGCGTGTACGCTGCTCCTGCTGCTGGCCACGCTGCGGCCCGTCGTGCCCTGGTCCGGCGCCGTCTGGCGGAATTGCCTCGCCATGGGAGCACTCAACAACCTCATCCCCTTCTCCTGCATCATCTGGGCCCAGCAATGGATCGGGATGGGGCTTGGCGCCGTGGTGAATGCTGCGACGCCGCTGCTGACCGTCCTGCTCGCCCATGCCTTGACCGCGGAGGAGCATCTCACCCGGACTCGGATCGCAGGCACGGGCCTCGGCTTGGTGGGTGTCGCCGTGTTGGTTTCGCCCGTCGTCACCGCGCCTGCCGCGGGCGGCACGAGGCTGGCCATCGGCGCGGCCTGCCTCGCCGCGCTGTCGCAGGCCCTCGCCGCCATCAAGGGCAGGAGCTTCCGTCGCCTGGGCATCCCGCCGCTCGCCGCGGCCGCCGGGCAGATCGCCGCCGCCGCGCTGCTGGTCCTTCCCCTTGCGCTGCTGCTGGAGCGGCCGTGGACCCTCCCGATGCCCTCCGGCGGCACCTTGCTGGTGGTCGCGGTGCTGGGCCTGGCCTGCACCGGCCTCGCCTTCGTCCTGTTCTTTTCCATCCTCGAGCGTGCCGGAGCGGGCGCTTCCTCCATCGCCATGATGCTGGTGCCGGTGAACGCGATGCTGCTCGGCGCCCTCGTCTTCCGCGAACGCCTCCTGCCGGTGCAATGGCTCGGCGCCGCCATGGTCGGCCTGGGCCTGCTGGTGCTCGCCGGCCGAGCCCGCTGGCCGCTATCCCCCAAGCTCCTTCCCTCCAGCATGCGACGAGGCAGACCATGA
- the rutA gene encoding pyrimidine utilization protein A: MKLGVFLPVGNNGWLISSTSPQFMPSFELNRDVTQAAERYGFDFVLSMIKLRGFGGPTQYWDHALESLTLMAGLAAVTERIRLFGTVSCLTIPPAIAARMAVTIDSISGGRFGLNMVTGWLKAEFEQMGLWPGEAHFARRYEYLTEYVTVMNQLWSQGRSDFRGDFFRMDDCRLGPLPSARIPLVSAGTSEAGMRFAGAYCDYNFCSVGGLNRPGNFAPMVQRLNRHAAGMGSATRALALTMIIADETDSAAMTRWERYKEGVDLVAIGWRDAQASADRNAEAHSTAGRNVSSGTPLPTQGSVLVGSYRSIAAMLDEMASIEGLEGVMLSFDEFREGIDAFGRHILPLMESRRRSSATAAA; this comes from the coding sequence ATGAAGCTCGGCGTATTCCTGCCTGTCGGTAACAACGGCTGGCTCATCTCCTCCACCTCTCCCCAGTTCATGCCGAGCTTCGAGTTGAACCGCGATGTCACGCAGGCGGCAGAGCGTTACGGCTTCGATTTCGTGCTGTCGATGATCAAGCTGCGCGGCTTCGGCGGTCCGACGCAGTACTGGGACCACGCGCTGGAATCCCTGACGCTGATGGCCGGGCTGGCTGCGGTCACCGAGCGGATCAGGCTGTTTGGGACGGTGTCGTGCCTCACCATCCCGCCGGCCATCGCGGCGCGCATGGCAGTGACGATCGACTCCATCTCCGGTGGCCGCTTCGGGCTGAACATGGTCACGGGCTGGCTGAAGGCCGAGTTCGAGCAGATGGGCCTCTGGCCGGGAGAGGCGCATTTCGCCCGACGCTACGAATATCTCACCGAATACGTGACGGTGATGAACCAGCTTTGGTCACAGGGCCGCTCCGACTTCCGGGGCGACTTCTTCCGGATGGACGATTGCCGTCTCGGCCCCCTGCCGTCGGCCCGCATCCCGCTCGTCTCTGCCGGAACGAGCGAAGCAGGCATGCGCTTCGCCGGCGCCTATTGCGACTACAACTTCTGCTCCGTCGGCGGCCTCAACCGGCCCGGCAACTTCGCCCCCATGGTGCAGCGGCTCAACCGTCACGCCGCCGGCATGGGCAGCGCCACCCGCGCCCTCGCCCTCACGATGATCATCGCCGATGAGACGGACAGCGCGGCGATGACACGTTGGGAGCGCTACAAGGAAGGCGTCGATCTCGTGGCGATCGGCTGGCGCGACGCCCAGGCTTCCGCCGATCGCAATGCCGAGGCCCATTCGACGGCCGGCCGCAACGTGAGCAGCGGCACGCCGTTGCCGACGCAGGGCTCGGTCCTGGTCGGCTCCTATCGCAGCATCGCCGCCATGCTGGACGAGATGGCGTCCATCGAGGGGCTGGAAGGCGTCATGTTGAGCTTCGACGAGTTCCGTGAGGGAATCGATGCGTTCGGACGCCATATCCTGCCCCTGATGGAAAGCCGCCGCCGCAGTTCGGCCACCGCGGCCGCGTGA
- a CDS encoding LysR family transcriptional regulator has translation MRPALNLRQIEVFRAIMLTGSVSSAGRLLSISQPAVSRVLRQVEDRTHVQLFVRRATGLQPTPEAQRLFAEIERVYQGVQRVQSLAGSLARVKTGTLRLASVPSLGQSLAPRAVGAFHRAYPDVKVVIDLLLHRQIVEAVARGDFDLGISLTRGEHPNIASAPLGASRLVCVCPREHALASRREVSPGDMLEHAMVLQEEDTPVGAVIQQFLSHGHRPPQVACSVRVTGLACSLVQTGMGIAIVDEFSFDHAVWPGLVARPLRGDPYLRYHLLTSVHQPASVVTTTFVEMLRELVAEHAYDLLEPPISGAHDPRTNPHAPRKGRSSDHG, from the coding sequence GTGCGACCAGCGTTGAACCTGCGCCAGATCGAGGTGTTCCGCGCCATCATGCTGACCGGTTCGGTCAGCTCGGCCGGCCGTCTCCTCTCCATCTCACAGCCGGCGGTGAGCCGGGTGCTGCGCCAGGTCGAGGACAGGACCCACGTCCAGCTCTTCGTCCGCCGGGCGACCGGGCTGCAACCGACGCCGGAGGCGCAGCGCCTCTTCGCCGAGATCGAGCGCGTGTACCAGGGCGTGCAGCGCGTGCAGAGCTTGGCCGGCAGCCTCGCCAGGGTGAAGACCGGGACGCTGCGCCTAGCCTCCGTCCCCAGCCTGGGCCAGTCGCTGGCCCCGCGTGCCGTCGGCGCCTTCCACCGGGCCTATCCCGACGTCAAGGTCGTCATCGATCTCCTGCTGCACCGGCAGATCGTGGAGGCGGTGGCGCGCGGCGACTTCGACCTCGGCATCTCCCTGACGCGGGGCGAGCATCCCAACATCGCGTCCGCCCCGCTGGGCGCTTCCCGGCTCGTCTGCGTGTGCCCGAGGGAGCATGCCCTGGCCTCGCGGCGCGAGGTCTCCCCCGGAGACATGCTGGAGCATGCGATGGTGCTCCAGGAGGAGGACACGCCGGTCGGCGCCGTCATCCAGCAGTTCCTGTCGCATGGCCACCGCCCGCCGCAGGTGGCCTGCTCCGTGCGCGTCACCGGGCTGGCCTGCAGCCTCGTGCAGACAGGCATGGGCATCGCCATCGTGGACGAGTTCTCCTTCGATCACGCCGTGTGGCCGGGGCTCGTCGCGCGGCCGCTGCGCGGAGACCCCTATCTCCGCTACCATCTCCTGACGTCCGTCCACCAGCCAGCCTCCGTCGTCACCACCACCTTCGTGGAGATGCTGCGCGAGCTGGTGGCCGAGCACGCCTACGATCTCCTCGAGCCCCCCATATCCGGCGCGCATGACCCGCGGACGAATCCGCATGCGCCTCGGAAAGGCCGGTCGTCCGATCATGGCTGA
- a CDS encoding ABC transporter substrate-binding protein — protein MIGRRTLLAAGAATTLAGPRLARAQPGRILRFVPQADLPNLDPVAGTQLVVANGSRLVYDTLYGIGADFVARPQMCAGHELSDDSRIWTFVLRPDLRFHDGEPVLAKDAVASIARWMRRDSMGQILQARLDTVEVLDDRRFRLRLKQPFPQLLYAFAKPRSNMLAIMPARIAELDAFKVVPEYIGSGPMRFRRDEWVAGSRAVFERFDAYSPRPEPADWLAGGKRVLVDRVEWITMPDAATAANALVSGEIDWWESPVSDLMPLLEGRRGIRTGIADPLGNLGILRLNHLHPPFNDVRARRALQMAVDQEDYMRAVAGDDPAMWKRLPSFFTPGTPYYTEEGGEVLRGPRRLDEARRLLAEAGYGGERVVLLVATDVAITKAQGEVTADLMRRLGLNVDFQSLDWGTVGSRRANKGPPEQGGWHAFHTWNPGSGCVTPAGYSQLDATGDKAWFGWPRDEAVQARIADWYAATDEAGAKQAMGALNRASMRAVTSIPTGFFMTKMAWRQEVQGVISAPFPCFWGIGKG, from the coding sequence ATGATCGGACGCCGTACCCTCCTGGCCGCGGGCGCGGCCACAACACTCGCGGGGCCGCGGCTGGCGCGGGCCCAGCCAGGCCGGATCCTGCGCTTCGTGCCGCAGGCGGACCTGCCGAACCTGGATCCGGTGGCGGGCACCCAGCTCGTCGTGGCCAACGGCAGCCGCCTCGTCTACGATACCCTCTACGGCATCGGGGCGGATTTCGTGGCCCGCCCGCAGATGTGTGCCGGTCACGAGCTGTCCGATGACTCCAGGATCTGGACCTTCGTGCTGCGCCCGGATCTCCGCTTCCACGACGGCGAGCCGGTCCTGGCGAAGGATGCCGTGGCCAGCATCGCCCGCTGGATGCGGCGCGACAGCATGGGCCAGATCCTCCAGGCGCGGCTCGACACGGTGGAGGTCCTGGACGACAGGCGCTTCCGGCTGCGGCTGAAGCAGCCCTTCCCGCAGCTTCTCTATGCCTTCGCCAAGCCGCGCTCGAACATGCTGGCCATCATGCCAGCGCGGATCGCGGAGCTGGACGCCTTCAAGGTGGTCCCGGAGTACATCGGCTCCGGCCCGATGCGCTTCCGTCGCGACGAATGGGTCGCCGGATCGCGCGCCGTCTTCGAGCGCTTCGACGCCTACAGCCCGCGGCCGGAGCCGGCGGACTGGCTGGCGGGTGGCAAGCGCGTGCTGGTGGACCGGGTCGAATGGATCACCATGCCGGATGCCGCCACGGCCGCCAACGCGCTGGTCTCCGGCGAGATCGACTGGTGGGAGAGCCCGGTCTCCGACCTGATGCCGCTGCTGGAGGGACGGCGCGGCATCCGCACGGGCATCGCGGACCCGCTAGGCAATCTCGGCATCCTGCGCCTCAACCACCTGCACCCGCCTTTCAACGATGTCCGCGCGCGGCGCGCGCTGCAGATGGCAGTGGATCAGGAGGACTACATGCGGGCGGTGGCAGGGGACGACCCCGCCATGTGGAAACGCCTGCCGAGCTTCTTCACGCCGGGCACACCCTACTACACGGAGGAAGGCGGGGAGGTGCTGCGCGGGCCGCGCCGGCTGGACGAGGCCCGCCGCCTGCTCGCCGAGGCGGGCTATGGCGGTGAGAGGGTGGTCCTCCTCGTCGCGACTGACGTCGCCATCACCAAGGCACAGGGCGAGGTCACGGCGGACCTGATGCGCCGACTCGGCCTGAACGTAGACTTCCAGTCGCTGGACTGGGGCACGGTCGGCAGCCGCCGCGCGAACAAGGGGCCGCCGGAGCAGGGCGGCTGGCATGCCTTCCACACCTGGAACCCCGGTTCCGGCTGCGTGACGCCGGCAGGCTACAGCCAACTCGACGCGACCGGCGACAAGGCCTGGTTCGGCTGGCCACGGGACGAGGCCGTGCAGGCGCGAATCGCCGACTGGTACGCCGCCACGGACGAGGCGGGGGCCAAGCAGGCCATGGGAGCCTTGAACCGGGCCTCGATGCGGGCGGTCACCTCGATCCCGACCGGCTTCTTCATGACGAAGATGGCGTGGCGGCAGGAGGTGCAGGGCGTGATCTCGGCGCCCTTCCCATGCTTCTGGGGCATCGGGAAGGGTTGA
- a CDS encoding aspartate aminotransferase family protein, with product MTPRTETLLDLARKHIIPHKPGVIRAPIMATGQGSIVGDTDGRSYIDFLSGQVCSTIGHSHPAVVEALRESCERMLHCNANMQSETGILLAAELAAIMPGRLSKSLFKSSGSEANEMAIHLAKKATGNWEVVSLAGAFHGMTSGPRASTFTSGTRGGYGPGVPGTFAFPVPDCYRSRHATRKATDDGWVCEESVRECLAMGTALFDAQSQGSPAAVLVEPILSAGGVTEPPVSFLRGLKTFAEERGMLLIMDECQTGLGRAGSWLVSHDYGFVPDVITLSKTLGAGLPVSSVTTTPEIVDILVEKRFMHSASHVNDPFAGAVGLAVLRVLKEEGLIEQSRRKGEAIKAALRRMAQRWEWIGDIRGRGLLLGMELVRDRDSKEPADAECRRFHDLCLESGLILNICGAYNNVIRMMPPITISDSEIDAALAIMDSAFRRMAEDAAAPAPRAASLAAH from the coding sequence ATGACGCCACGCACGGAGACGCTCCTGGATCTGGCGCGCAAGCACATCATCCCGCACAAGCCCGGTGTCATCCGCGCCCCGATCATGGCCACGGGCCAGGGCAGCATCGTGGGCGACACCGACGGCCGCAGCTACATCGACTTCCTCAGCGGCCAGGTCTGCTCCACCATCGGGCACAGCCACCCGGCCGTCGTGGAGGCGCTGCGCGAATCCTGCGAGCGCATGCTCCACTGCAACGCCAACATGCAGAGCGAGACAGGAATCCTTCTGGCGGCCGAACTCGCCGCCATCATGCCCGGGCGCCTGAGCAAGTCCCTGTTCAAGAGCTCGGGCAGCGAGGCCAACGAGATGGCCATCCACCTGGCCAAGAAGGCCACGGGCAACTGGGAGGTGGTCTCACTCGCAGGCGCCTTCCATGGCATGACCTCCGGCCCGCGGGCCAGCACCTTCACCAGCGGCACCCGCGGCGGCTACGGGCCGGGGGTTCCAGGCACCTTCGCCTTCCCCGTGCCGGATTGCTACCGGTCCCGCCACGCGACCCGCAAGGCCACCGACGACGGCTGGGTCTGCGAGGAGAGCGTGCGGGAGTGCCTCGCCATGGGGACCGCGCTCTTCGACGCCCAGAGCCAGGGAAGCCCCGCCGCGGTCCTGGTGGAACCCATCCTCAGCGCGGGTGGGGTCACCGAGCCGCCCGTCTCCTTCCTCCGGGGGCTCAAGACCTTCGCGGAGGAGCGGGGCATGCTCCTCATCATGGACGAATGCCAGACCGGGCTGGGGCGGGCCGGCTCCTGGCTCGTCTCCCACGACTACGGCTTCGTGCCGGACGTGATCACGCTGTCGAAGACCCTGGGCGCCGGCCTCCCGGTCAGCTCCGTCACCACCACGCCGGAGATCGTCGACATCCTGGTTGAGAAGCGCTTCATGCACAGCGCGTCGCACGTGAACGACCCCTTCGCCGGCGCTGTCGGACTCGCCGTCCTGCGCGTGCTGAAGGAGGAAGGTCTGATCGAGCAGTCCCGCCGCAAGGGCGAAGCGATCAAGGCGGCTCTGCGGCGGATGGCGCAGCGCTGGGAGTGGATCGGCGACATCCGCGGGCGTGGCCTTCTGCTTGGCATGGAGCTGGTCCGCGACCGCGACAGCAAGGAGCCCGCCGATGCGGAATGCCGGCGCTTCCACGACCTTTGCCTGGAGAGCGGGCTGATCCTCAACATCTGCGGCGCCTACAACAACGTCATCCGCATGATGCCGCCGATCACGATCTCCGATTCCGAGATCGACGCGGCCCTGGCCATCATGGATTCGGCGTTCCGCCGCATGGCGGAGGATGCCGCGGCGCCTGCGCCCCGCGCCGCATCGCTCGCTGCCCATTGA
- a CDS encoding substrate-binding periplasmic protein, whose product MKRLLPALAMLAVLGGTPARAQNAGHDDTRPLIVGLDVGERPFAFTEANGQVAGFSYDLAKLIAERLGRPGMEVVDVNFSAMFAGLFSGRFEMSTAPVTIRPERAERLLFSEPFLSTGMAFITRRNLGLDSLEALSGRTLAVNTGGSHDQWATANAQTYGFTIQRYNKTADALQAVLSGRAQVMLTEEPVARSFVTLSPTIQVARTLETGLAFGLIFRNEDEAFRDRVEVILECIKTSGAMRDLHRKWFGIDPAPGSVAATPMPGFGPPGFTGFRASAEPPGCR is encoded by the coding sequence ATGAAGCGCCTGCTTCCCGCCCTTGCCATGCTCGCCGTGCTGGGAGGTACGCCAGCCCGGGCACAGAATGCGGGGCATGACGACACCCGGCCGCTGATCGTGGGGCTGGATGTGGGAGAGCGCCCCTTCGCCTTCACCGAGGCGAATGGGCAGGTGGCGGGTTTCTCCTACGATCTCGCGAAGCTCATCGCCGAGCGGCTCGGCCGGCCGGGCATGGAGGTCGTCGATGTGAACTTCTCGGCGATGTTCGCCGGCCTCTTCTCCGGGCGTTTCGAGATGTCCACCGCGCCCGTCACCATCCGGCCGGAGCGCGCGGAGCGGCTGCTCTTCTCGGAACCCTTCCTGTCCACCGGGATGGCCTTCATCACCCGCCGCAACCTCGGCCTCGACAGCCTCGAGGCGCTGTCGGGCCGCACGCTGGCGGTCAACACCGGCGGCAGCCACGACCAGTGGGCCACGGCCAACGCCCAGACCTATGGCTTCACCATCCAGCGCTACAACAAGACCGCGGATGCGTTGCAGGCGGTGTTGAGCGGCCGGGCCCAGGTCATGCTGACCGAGGAGCCGGTCGCCCGCTCCTTCGTGACGCTGTCCCCCACGATCCAGGTGGCGAGGACGCTGGAGACCGGGCTGGCCTTCGGACTGATCTTCCGCAACGAGGACGAGGCGTTTCGGGACCGCGTGGAGGTGATCCTGGAATGCATCAAGACCAGCGGCGCCATGCGGGACCTGCATCGCAAGTGGTTCGGCATCGACCCGGCCCCGGGAAGCGTCGCGGCCACGCCGATGCCCGGCTTCGGCCCCCCGGGCTTCACCGGCTTCCGCGCCAGCGCCGAACCGCCGGGCTGCCGCTAG
- a CDS encoding amino acid ABC transporter permease, translating into MQQLLHSFLDFGSLRGQWPAIWAGLSVTIGMTATTILIGIPLGLALAVLRLHGWRPLNLPLVAAVDLLRTLPPLVLIMLVYFGLPYLDVLVSPFWTTVLCVAAILAAYSEEVFWAAFTTVPTGQWEAGRCTGMGFTATLLLVAMPQAVRMSIPGLTNRAIAAGKSTTLGSAVAVTDLLSVTNSIQSNLANPTALTVGAALFLGLFLPFVLLTRLLERRFGDGQSSRRPIR; encoded by the coding sequence TTGCAACAGCTGCTGCACAGCTTCCTGGATTTCGGGTCGCTCCGGGGGCAGTGGCCGGCGATCTGGGCCGGCCTTTCCGTCACGATCGGCATGACCGCGACCACCATCCTGATCGGCATCCCGCTCGGCCTGGCGCTGGCGGTCCTGCGGCTCCATGGCTGGCGGCCGCTGAACCTCCCCCTGGTCGCCGCCGTGGACCTCCTACGCACCCTGCCGCCCCTGGTGCTGATCATGCTGGTCTATTTCGGCCTGCCCTACCTCGACGTGCTCGTCTCTCCGTTCTGGACGACGGTGCTGTGCGTCGCCGCGATCCTCGCCGCCTACAGCGAGGAGGTCTTCTGGGCGGCCTTCACCACCGTTCCGACCGGGCAGTGGGAAGCCGGGCGCTGCACCGGCATGGGCTTCACCGCGACGCTGCTGTTGGTGGCGATGCCCCAGGCGGTGCGGATGAGCATCCCCGGGCTGACGAACCGCGCCATCGCGGCAGGCAAGTCCACCACCCTTGGCTCGGCCGTGGCGGTCACGGACCTGCTGAGCGTGACGAACAGCATCCAGTCGAACCTGGCCAATCCCACGGCACTCACCGTCGGCGCCGCGCTCTTCCTCGGCCTCTTCCTCCCCTTCGTCCTGCTGACCCGCCTACTGGAGCGGCGCTTCGGTGACGGCCAGTCCTCCCGGCGGCCGATCCGATGA
- a CDS encoding alanine racemase has translation MNAGAASVDAAALARPSWIEVEPGAAAANAAAIRRALPPGVQIHACVKRNGYGCGAATLARAAAPWVDGFAVANIRDGVAIRQAGVGRPVLLYPSVLPDAAPLVEANDLTVSLGGMAETLAWEAAFRSSRPVFVKLDVGLLRGGAGPEEALAVARRVAASPRLHLAGCYAHANVRPEDEAGLRAQFARFTAFGSALRALGITPPVEMISSSETVLAHPEMDLSGVDPGRLLLGVTPVASPARPIRLRPVLTAFRSRLVAVKEVASVLRTDEAGAPFPIRPGMRVGVLPVGWGDGLPRRMAPGAAVLVRGQRAPVLPPIHLEHLRLDLTGIDAGLGDEATLFGRQDAAEITREEIGRLWDAEGTTFFGQMRDHLPRILIHDDAARHGPQGEGQT, from the coding sequence GTGAACGCCGGCGCGGCATCCGTCGACGCCGCGGCCCTGGCCCGGCCGAGCTGGATCGAGGTGGAGCCCGGCGCCGCAGCGGCCAACGCGGCCGCCATCCGCCGCGCCCTGCCCCCGGGGGTGCAGATCCATGCCTGCGTCAAGCGCAACGGCTACGGCTGCGGCGCGGCGACCCTGGCCCGCGCGGCCGCTCCCTGGGTCGACGGCTTCGCGGTGGCGAATATCCGGGACGGTGTTGCCATCCGCCAGGCCGGGGTCGGGCGCCCGGTGCTTCTCTACCCCAGCGTCCTGCCCGACGCGGCGCCGCTGGTGGAAGCGAATGACCTGACCGTGAGCCTGGGCGGGATGGCGGAGACCTTGGCCTGGGAGGCCGCCTTCCGGTCGTCGCGCCCGGTCTTCGTGAAGCTCGATGTCGGGCTCCTGCGGGGCGGCGCGGGGCCTGAGGAAGCCCTGGCCGTCGCCCGCCGGGTGGCGGCATCCCCCCGGCTGCACCTCGCCGGTTGCTACGCCCATGCCAATGTCCGCCCGGAGGACGAGGCGGGCCTGCGCGCCCAGTTCGCCCGCTTCACCGCCTTCGGCTCGGCCTTGCGTGCGCTCGGCATCACGCCGCCAGTGGAGATGATCTCCTCCTCCGAGACGGTGCTGGCGCATCCGGAGATGGATCTCAGCGGGGTGGATCCCGGGCGGCTGCTGCTCGGCGTGACGCCCGTGGCCAGCCCCGCCCGCCCGATCCGGCTGCGGCCGGTGCTGACCGCCTTCCGGTCGCGTCTGGTGGCGGTGAAGGAGGTGGCCTCCGTGCTGCGGACGGACGAGGCAGGCGCACCCTTCCCGATCCGCCCGGGGATGCGCGTCGGTGTCCTGCCCGTGGGCTGGGGCGACGGGCTGCCGCGCCGGATGGCCCCGGGGGCGGCCGTGCTGGTGCGCGGCCAAAGGGCGCCCGTGCTGCCCCCCATCCACCTGGAGCATCTGCGGCTGGACCTGACGGGGATCGACGCCGGGCTGGGCGACGAGGCGACGCTCTTCGGCCGGCAGGACGCGGCGGAGATCACGCGGGAGGAGATCGGCCGGCTCTGGGACGCGGAGGGTACGACCTTCTTCGGGCAGATGCGCGACCACCTGCCGCGCATCCTCATCCACGACGACGCGGCCCGCCACGGGCCGCAAGGGGAAGGGCAGACATGA
- a CDS encoding hydantoinase/carbamoylase family amidase, with the protein MPRINGERLLGDLRRIAQFGAYRTGVHRPTFSPQDVESRHWLVERMREAGLDARIDGVGNVFGRCPGAGPRLLMGSHSETQSYSGWLDGVMGVIYGLEVARALREDPDCDGMGVDVAAWADEESFFMNYLGSRSFIGTLTEEMLDASVSRIDGQPLREALQQAGFAGLAQQRLEEGRYLGYMEAHIEQGATLEQAGLRIGAVTGIVGVRLFRVTAEGIQNHAGTTPMPIRRDARAAVTRLCNAIDEGFAGLAAERTVWTIGRIDLEPNFPSVIPGRATMMVQMRDVDDAVLERMEQALRSMVAEADARGPCRLGIERVSFSKPAIMDAGFVAAVAEAAERHAPGLWTRMQSGAGHDAQILALRMPAAMLFVPSIGGISHHWTENTSDEDLVLGCQVFATAAAGIMRNAPAGGPGRREAGATP; encoded by the coding sequence ATGCCCCGCATCAACGGCGAGCGCCTGCTCGGCGACCTGCGCCGCATCGCGCAGTTCGGCGCCTACCGGACCGGCGTGCACCGCCCGACCTTCTCGCCCCAGGACGTTGAGTCCCGCCACTGGCTGGTGGAGCGCATGCGCGAGGCCGGCCTGGACGCCAGGATCGACGGCGTGGGCAATGTCTTCGGCCGCTGTCCCGGCGCCGGCCCGCGCCTCCTGATGGGCTCGCACAGCGAGACCCAATCCTATTCCGGCTGGCTGGACGGCGTGATGGGCGTCATCTACGGGCTGGAAGTCGCGCGCGCGCTGCGCGAGGACCCGGACTGCGACGGCATGGGGGTGGACGTCGCCGCCTGGGCCGACGAGGAGAGCTTCTTCATGAACTACCTCGGCAGCCGTTCCTTCATCGGGACGCTGACCGAGGAGATGCTGGATGCCTCCGTCAGCCGCATCGACGGCCAGCCCCTGCGGGAGGCGCTGCAGCAGGCCGGATTCGCGGGGCTGGCGCAGCAGCGGCTCGAGGAGGGGCGCTACCTCGGCTACATGGAGGCGCATATCGAACAGGGCGCCACGCTGGAGCAGGCGGGGCTGCGGATCGGCGCCGTCACTGGCATCGTCGGCGTGCGGCTGTTCCGGGTAACGGCCGAAGGCATCCAGAACCACGCCGGCACCACCCCCATGCCGATCCGTCGGGACGCGCGCGCAGCCGTCACGCGGCTGTGCAATGCCATCGACGAAGGCTTCGCGGGCCTGGCCGCCGAGCGTACGGTCTGGACCATCGGGCGGATCGATCTCGAACCCAACTTCCCCAGTGTCATCCCGGGGCGCGCCACGATGATGGTGCAGATGCGCGATGTGGACGACGCCGTCCTGGAACGGATGGAGCAAGCGCTGCGCTCCATGGTGGCGGAGGCAGATGCGCGCGGCCCATGCCGCCTCGGCATCGAGCGCGTCTCCTTCTCGAAGCCGGCGATCATGGATGCGGGATTCGTCGCGGCCGTCGCCGAGGCGGCCGAGCGCCATGCGCCGGGGCTATGGACCCGAATGCAGTCCGGCGCCGGGCACGATGCGCAGATCCTCGCGCTGCGAATGCCCGCGGCGATGCTCTTCGTGCCGTCCATCGGCGGCATCAGCCATCACTGGACGGAGAACACCTCGGACGAGGACCTCGTGCTGGGCTGCCAGGTCTTCGCCACCGCCGCCGCCGGGATCATGCGGAATGCCCCTGCTGGCGGTCCGGGCCGGCGCGAGGCTGGCGCGACCCCGTGA